A genomic region of Blattabacterium cuenoti contains the following coding sequences:
- a CDS encoding nucleotide exchange factor GrpE codes for MDINKKKTDKRSKSNNNISEEISSSCKGEIHDSLKKEIKFLKKELEKEKDKFLRLFAEFENYKKRIQKERFDIFRNVHEQILIDLIPILDDFERGIKELKKSKDEYLIKGVFLIQEKLIQILTEKGLNKIKIKKGDDFNTDFHEAITQIPAITENLKGKIIEIIEAGYLLKEKVIRHAKVITGK; via the coding sequence ATGGATATCAATAAAAAAAAAACTGATAAACGGTCAAAATCAAATAATAACATATCTGAGGAAATATCTTCCTCTTGTAAAGGAGAAATACATGATTCTTTAAAAAAAGAGATTAAGTTTCTTAAAAAAGAATTAGAAAAAGAAAAAGATAAATTTTTACGTCTTTTTGCTGAATTTGAAAATTATAAGAAACGGATTCAAAAAGAAAGATTTGATATTTTTAGAAATGTTCATGAACAAATTCTTATAGATTTGATTCCAATTTTAGATGATTTTGAAAGAGGAATTAAAGAATTAAAAAAATCCAAAGATGAATATCTTATAAAAGGAGTTTTTTTAATACAAGAAAAACTTATTCAAATTTTAACAGAAAAAGGATTAAATAAAATAAAAATAAAAAAAGGAGATGATTTTAACACAGATTTTCATGAGGCAATAACACAAATTCCAGCTATTACAGAAAATTTAAAAGGAAAAATTATAGAAATTATAGAAGCTGGATATCTTTTAAAAGAAAAAGTTATACGACATGCTAAAGTCATTACCGGAAAATAA
- the atpH gene encoding ATP synthase F1 subunit delta, whose amino-acid sequence MFSNSNKKIIQHYARVFFEYSVMNKSNIDIFYHKLKEISFILNKNVYISKIINTYLLNKEKKIKIFKIIFYNFDILLFQFVKLLILKKREYLLKEIFLEYQNIYEKDKKGFIKSIIISACPLKKDLQEIIARKIIYNKKKFHIINKIDKSIIGGFIFRVGYKEWNFSIQEQLFCMKKIFKNY is encoded by the coding sequence ATGTTTTCAAATTCAAATAAAAAAATTATTCAACATTATGCTAGAGTTTTTTTTGAGTATTCTGTTATGAATAAAAGTAATATAGATATTTTTTATCATAAACTTAAGGAAATATCATTTATTTTAAATAAAAATGTATATATATCTAAAATTATTAATACTTATTTATTAAATAAAGAAAAAAAAATAAAAATATTTAAGATAATATTTTATAATTTTGATATTTTACTTTTTCAATTTGTTAAATTATTAATTCTTAAAAAAAGAGAATATCTTTTAAAAGAAATTTTTTTAGAATACCAAAACATATACGAAAAAGATAAAAAAGGATTTATAAAATCTATTATTATTTCTGCATGTCCTTTGAAGAAGGATCTACAAGAAATAATAGCACGTAAAATAATATATAATAAAAAAAAATTTCATATTATTAATAAAATTGATAAATCTATTATTGGAGGTTTTATATTTCGTGTAGGATATAAAGAATGGAATTTTAGCATTCAGGAACAATTATTTTGTATGAAAAAAATATTTAAAAATTATTAA
- the trpS gene encoding tryptophan--tRNA ligase: MEKILTGIRSTGTPHLGNILSVIIPSVSMANKNIKHSSFIFIADLHSMVQIENMKIIKNNTYKIAAAWLSFGLNIDNCLFYRQSDVSLVTELAWYFNCFYPYKRLALAHSFKKEMKKKEKINVGLFTYPILMAADILLYNAKIIPVGKDQLQHIEIARRIGNYFNKKIGKKLFVLPNAFLQKKNMFVLGTDGKKMSKSKKNCINIFSSDEVLKKQIMSIRTDSKSVKEKKNPETDYIMSLYSLIAPVDQIEIMKKKYIRGGYGYSEAKIALYEHIIHKFSSEREKFFSFMKKKSLLDHILALGAKKAKSIARKRLNCIRKHLKFNPII; this comes from the coding sequence ATGGAAAAAATATTAACGGGAATTAGAAGTACAGGAACCCCTCATTTAGGGAATATTTTAAGTGTTATCATTCCATCTGTATCCATGGCTAATAAAAATATAAAGCATTCTTCATTTATATTTATAGCGGATTTACATTCTATGGTCCAAATAGAAAATATGAAAATAATAAAAAATAATACTTATAAAATTGCAGCTGCATGGTTATCTTTTGGATTAAATATAGATAATTGTTTGTTTTATAGACAATCAGATGTCTCATTAGTTACTGAATTAGCTTGGTATTTTAATTGTTTTTATCCGTATAAAAGACTTGCATTAGCTCATTCTTTTAAAAAAGAGATGAAAAAAAAAGAAAAAATAAATGTAGGTTTATTTACTTATCCTATTTTAATGGCTGCTGATATTTTACTTTATAATGCCAAAATTATTCCAGTCGGGAAAGATCAGTTACAACATATAGAAATAGCTCGCCGTATAGGTAATTATTTTAATAAAAAAATAGGAAAAAAATTATTTGTATTACCTAATGCTTTTTTACAAAAAAAAAATATGTTTGTGTTAGGGACAGATGGAAAAAAAATGAGTAAGTCTAAAAAAAATTGCATTAATATTTTTTCTTCAGATGAAGTTTTGAAAAAACAAATTATGAGTATTCGTACAGATAGTAAATCTGTAAAAGAAAAAAAAAATCCTGAAACTGATTATATCATGTCTTTATATAGTTTAATAGCTCCTGTGGATCAAATAGAGATTATGAAAAAAAAATATATCAGAGGAGGATATGGGTATTCTGAGGCAAAAATTGCATTATATGAGCATATTATTCATAAATTTTCATCGGAAAGAGAAAAATTTTTTTCTTTTATGAAAAAAAAATCTTTATTAGATCATATTTTAGCCTTAGGCGCTAAAAAAGCAAAAAGTATAGCCCGGAAAAGATTAAATTGTATTAGAAAACATTTAAAATTCAATCCTATAATTTGA
- the atpE gene encoding ATP synthase F0 subunit C has translation MNIDLTYSGLAALGSGLAVIGTGLGIGKIGSSAMDAIARQPEASNKIQNTMIIASALIEGAALFGIVTTLLAVFK, from the coding sequence ATGAATATAGATTTAACTTACTCAGGTTTAGCTGCTTTAGGTTCTGGCCTAGCAGTAATAGGGACTGGATTGGGTATTGGTAAAATCGGAAGTTCTGCAATGGATGCTATTGCTAGACAACCTGAAGCTTCAAATAAAATACAAAATACCATGATTATAGCATCTGCACTAATTGAAGGAGCAGCATTATTTGGAATAGTCACTACATTATTAGCTGTATTTAAATAA
- the atpG gene encoding ATP synthase F1 subunit gamma, translating into MSNPKEIKKRILSIESVIKTTEAMKMISIVKLRKTKDLLTKSRIYLDHIEVILLDLLFTVHKKDLEKNQFFSRKKGKKLFIVFTSDRGLCGSFNSLIFEKINFFFQKEEALHKECLFLSIGKKGFDFLCKNKKYNIYKNWIGNDFSNREIQFLVSELILDFFKKNFSEIYLIYNCLKQSLFQEIVVDKFLPIPITYAVNFKKNMSEISYILEPTKKKILNFLIPKFLNSKLLKILLESTIAEHTARMISMHKATENASDIKHDLILNYNKERQTTITKEILEIISGLESLNKKK; encoded by the coding sequence ATGTCTAATCCAAAAGAAATTAAAAAAAGAATATTATCTATAGAATCAGTTATTAAAACAACAGAAGCGATGAAAATGATTTCTATAGTAAAATTACGAAAAACAAAAGATCTACTTACGAAAAGTAGAATTTACTTAGATCATATAGAGGTTATTCTTTTAGATCTATTGTTCACAGTACACAAAAAAGATTTAGAAAAAAATCAATTCTTTTCAAGAAAAAAGGGAAAAAAATTATTTATTGTATTTACTTCTGATCGTGGGTTATGTGGCTCTTTTAATTCTTTAATTTTTGAAAAAATTAATTTTTTTTTTCAAAAAGAAGAAGCCTTACATAAAGAATGTCTTTTTTTATCTATTGGAAAAAAAGGATTTGATTTTTTATGTAAAAATAAAAAATATAATATATATAAAAATTGGATCGGAAATGATTTCTCAAATCGAGAAATACAATTTTTAGTATCGGAATTAATTTTAGATTTTTTTAAAAAAAATTTTTCCGAAATTTATTTAATATACAATTGTTTAAAACAATCTTTATTTCAAGAAATAGTTGTAGATAAATTTCTTCCAATTCCTATTACTTATGCTGTAAATTTTAAAAAAAATATGTCAGAAATTTCCTACATTTTAGAACCCACTAAAAAAAAGATATTAAATTTCCTGATTCCAAAATTTTTAAATTCAAAATTATTAAAAATTTTGTTAGAATCAACCATAGCAGAACATACAGCTCGTATGATCTCTATGCATAAAGCTACAGAAAATGCATCTGATATTAAACATGATTTAATATTAAATTATAATAAAGAAAGACAAACTACAATTACTAAAGAAATACTTGAAATTATCAGTGGATTAGAATCTTTAAATAAAAAAAAATAA
- the dnaJ gene encoding molecular chaperone DnaJ, protein MMKKDYYEVLGVSRNASPEEIKKAYRKLAIKYHPDKNLDNKKKAEEKFKEAAEAYEVLSNPEKKQRYDKFGHSGIKGTSSGTGMNMEDIFTNFGDIFADAFGEGFSSFGFGRSTRHKTIKGSDLRIRVKLSLEEIANGVEKKVKVKRLKVAKGIKFKNCMSCNGTGQIIRITNTILGRMQTSSQCGRCSGTGKIVENIPYGANRHGLIKEEELVNIKIPAGLTEGIQLKVSEKGNEAPFGGIHGDLIVLIEEIPHTKLKREGNNLHYDLYISFSDAILGALKEVPTINGKARIKIDPGTQSGKTLRLKNKGLPNLEGYGYGSLLIHVNVWTPKKINEEQRKFFEKMRKNENFLPHPGNLEKSFFDRVREMFS, encoded by the coding sequence ATGATGAAAAAAGATTATTACGAAGTATTAGGAGTTTCTAGAAACGCTTCTCCAGAAGAAATTAAAAAAGCTTATCGAAAACTAGCAATAAAATATCATCCAGATAAGAATTTAGATAATAAAAAGAAAGCAGAAGAAAAATTTAAAGAAGCAGCTGAAGCTTATGAAGTTTTAAGCAATCCAGAAAAAAAACAACGTTATGATAAATTTGGACATTCTGGAATAAAAGGAACTAGTTCAGGGACAGGAATGAATATGGAGGATATTTTTACAAATTTTGGAGATATTTTTGCAGATGCATTTGGAGAAGGTTTTTCTAGTTTTGGATTTGGAAGATCAACCAGACATAAAACCATTAAAGGAAGTGATTTAAGAATTAGAGTAAAACTTTCATTAGAAGAAATAGCTAATGGAGTAGAAAAAAAAGTTAAAGTTAAAAGACTTAAAGTTGCTAAAGGAATAAAATTTAAAAATTGCATGTCTTGTAATGGAACAGGTCAAATTATACGAATAACCAATACAATTTTAGGAAGAATGCAAACCTCATCTCAATGTGGAAGATGTTCTGGAACCGGTAAAATAGTTGAAAATATTCCATATGGAGCTAATAGACATGGATTAATTAAAGAAGAAGAATTGGTGAATATTAAAATTCCTGCAGGTCTTACAGAAGGGATTCAATTAAAAGTTTCTGAAAAAGGGAACGAAGCTCCATTTGGTGGAATTCATGGTGATTTGATTGTGTTAATTGAGGAAATTCCTCATACTAAATTAAAAAGAGAAGGAAATAATCTTCATTATGATTTGTATATATCATTTTCAGATGCAATATTGGGGGCTTTAAAAGAAGTTCCTACCATTAATGGAAAAGCAAGAATAAAAATAGATCCAGGAACACAATCAGGAAAAACTCTTAGATTAAAGAATAAAGGATTACCTAATCTGGAAGGATATGGATATGGAAGTCTTTTAATTCATGTTAATGTTTGGACTCCCAAAAAAATTAATGAAGAACAAAGAAAATTTTTTGAAAAAATGAGAAAAAATGAAAATTTTCTTCCTCATCCCGGAAATTTAGAAAAATCATTTTTTGATCGTGTTAGAGAAATGTTTTCTTAA
- the atpA gene encoding F0F1 ATP synthase subunit alpha: MSDLKYSEISSILKEELSNFQFESKLSESGIIVQIGDGVVRSFGLNSAFYGELVEFHNGIKGMVLNLEEDHVSIVLLGPSKNLKEGDIVKRTGKIFSIKVGENMLGRVVDILGNPIDGKGPIEGKLFEMPLERKAPGVIYREPVKEPLQTGIKFIDSMIPIGRGQRELIIGDRQTGKTTLAIDTIINQKRFFEKNQPVYCIYVAISQKGSTVAKILKILEEKEAMSYTIIVSATSSDPTSMQVFAPFSGTAIGEYFRDTGRSSLVVYDDLSKQAVSYREISLLLRRPPGREAYPGDVFYLHSRLLERSAKIIKDQKMAENMNDIPSSIRKQIKGGGSLTALPIIETQSGDISSYIPTNVISITDGQIFLEKDLFHSGVRPAINESISVSRVGGSAQIQSMRKISGTLKLDQAQFRELESFSKFGSELDSSTMNILQKGRINIEILKQTPHTPYDIADQIAIIYVGTKNLLKKIPIDKISDFEKKYLFYLKEKHENILNSLRNGIFNEKISNVLETVALELSDKYVS, from the coding sequence ATGTCAGATTTAAAATATTCTGAAATATCATCAATTCTTAAGGAAGAATTGTCAAATTTTCAATTTGAATCAAAATTATCCGAATCTGGTATCATTGTTCAAATAGGAGATGGTGTCGTTAGATCTTTTGGATTAAATTCCGCTTTTTATGGAGAATTAGTAGAATTTCATAACGGAATCAAAGGTATGGTTTTGAATCTAGAAGAAGATCATGTAAGTATTGTCTTGCTTGGTCCATCCAAAAATTTGAAAGAAGGAGATATAGTAAAAAGAACGGGGAAAATTTTTTCTATCAAAGTAGGGGAAAATATGTTAGGTCGTGTTGTAGATATATTAGGAAATCCTATAGATGGAAAAGGACCTATAGAAGGAAAATTATTTGAAATGCCATTGGAAAGAAAAGCCCCCGGTGTTATTTATAGAGAACCTGTTAAAGAACCTCTTCAAACTGGTATAAAATTTATAGATTCTATGATTCCAATAGGAAGAGGACAAAGAGAATTAATTATAGGCGATAGGCAAACTGGAAAAACTACTCTAGCTATAGATACGATTATAAATCAGAAAAGATTTTTTGAAAAAAATCAACCTGTTTATTGTATTTATGTAGCTATTAGTCAAAAAGGTTCTACCGTAGCGAAAATTTTAAAAATTTTAGAAGAAAAAGAAGCAATGTCTTATACAATAATAGTTTCTGCTACTTCTTCTGACCCAACTTCTATGCAAGTTTTTGCCCCCTTTTCCGGAACTGCTATAGGAGAATATTTTCGAGATACAGGTCGTTCTTCCTTAGTTGTATATGATGATCTTTCTAAACAGGCAGTCTCTTATAGGGAAATATCCTTATTATTACGACGTCCACCTGGTAGAGAAGCTTATCCAGGAGATGTTTTTTATTTACATTCTCGTCTTTTAGAACGATCCGCTAAAATTATAAAAGATCAAAAAATGGCGGAAAATATGAATGATATTCCATCTTCTATTAGAAAACAAATAAAAGGAGGGGGTTCTTTAACTGCATTACCGATTATTGAAACTCAATCTGGAGATATATCTTCTTATATTCCTACTAATGTTATTTCTATTACAGATGGACAAATTTTTTTAGAAAAAGATTTATTTCATTCTGGAGTTCGTCCTGCAATTAATGAAAGTATATCTGTTTCTCGTGTAGGAGGATCTGCACAAATTCAATCTATGAGAAAAATATCTGGGACTCTAAAATTAGATCAAGCTCAATTCAGAGAATTAGAATCTTTTTCAAAATTTGGTTCTGAATTAGATTCATCTACTATGAATATTCTACAAAAAGGTAGAATCAATATAGAAATTTTAAAACAAACCCCTCATACTCCCTATGATATAGCAGATCAAATAGCTATTATTTATGTTGGAACTAAAAATTTACTCAAAAAAATCCCTATTGATAAAATTTCAGATTTTGAAAAAAAATATCTTTTTTATTTAAAAGAAAAACATGAAAATATTTTAAATTCTTTAAGAAATGGAATTTTTAACGAAAAAATATCTAATGTTTTAGAAACAGTAGCTTTAGAATTAAGTGATAAATACGTTTCTTAA
- a CDS encoding trans-sulfuration enzyme family protein, whose amino-acid sequence MKEETKLIQNILSDPLTGAISTPIYQTSTYVQEAPGVHKGFDYTRTNNPTRKILEDLITDLEYGNASLAFSSGLASIDAILKLLKYGDEIVAVDDIYGGTFRLLNLYKKFGIHTKFVDTTDAEKTISSISNNTKLVWLESPTNPTLKISDIEYISKKSKKKNPTILVVVDNTFASPAIQNPLKLGSDIVVHSATKYLAGHSDVLAGLITIKNIDLYEKLKYIQNATGGVLSPIDCWLTIRGSQTLYLRMKQQSKNAFQIASFLLKNKKNYELDKIYYPGLSHHKNHSIAVKQQRYFGGIVSFSLKKNTIESAKKVVTSTKLFKLAESLGGTKSLICHPATMTHKSTPLNIRMNAGIQDSLIRLSLGIENGYDLLEDINQALKSL is encoded by the coding sequence ATGAAGGAAGAAACAAAGCTTATTCAAAACATTTTATCTGATCCTCTTACGGGCGCAATTTCTACACCAATATATCAAACTTCAACTTATGTACAGGAAGCTCCTGGTGTTCATAAAGGATTTGATTATACAAGAACCAATAATCCTACGAGAAAAATACTGGAAGATCTAATAACCGATTTAGAATACGGTAATGCTAGTTTAGCTTTTTCTTCTGGATTAGCATCTATAGATGCTATACTAAAATTACTAAAATATGGAGATGAAATAGTAGCTGTAGACGATATTTATGGAGGGACATTTCGTTTACTAAATTTATATAAAAAATTTGGTATTCATACTAAATTTGTAGATACAACAGATGCAGAAAAAACGATTTCTTCTATTTCTAATAATACAAAATTAGTCTGGTTAGAATCACCTACAAATCCTACCTTAAAAATATCTGATATAGAATATATTAGTAAAAAATCTAAAAAGAAAAATCCAACAATATTAGTTGTTGTAGATAATACTTTTGCTTCTCCAGCAATTCAAAATCCTTTAAAATTAGGATCCGATATAGTAGTTCATAGCGCTACAAAATATTTAGCAGGACATTCAGATGTATTAGCTGGATTAATTACTATAAAAAATATAGATTTGTATGAAAAATTGAAGTATATTCAAAATGCAACTGGAGGGGTTTTATCTCCTATTGATTGTTGGTTAACTATAAGAGGAAGCCAAACGTTATATTTACGTATGAAACAACAATCTAAAAATGCATTTCAAATCGCTTCTTTTTTATTGAAAAATAAAAAAAATTATGAACTAGATAAAATTTATTATCCGGGGTTATCTCATCATAAAAATCATTCTATTGCAGTAAAACAACAACGATATTTTGGAGGAATTGTTTCTTTTAGTCTTAAAAAAAATACAATAGAATCAGCGAAAAAAGTTGTAACTTCTACGAAGTTATTTAAGTTGGCAGAAAGTTTAGGGGGAACAAAAAGTTTAATTTGTCATCCGGCAACTATGACTCACAAATCGACTCCTTTAAACATTAGAATGAATGCAGGTATACAAGATTCTCTTATTCGTTTATCTCTAGGAATAGAAAATGGATATGATCTCTTAGAAGATATTAATCAGGCTTTAAAATCACTGTAA
- the cysS gene encoding cysteine--tRNA ligase codes for MEEKNYKQKNLNYLKIYNSLTGKKEFFKPIHKEYVGIYVCGPTVYSHLHFGNCRTFISFDIVFRYLKHLGYKVRYVRNITDVGHLENEDSDAEDKIYKKSRIEGLEPMEIVQKYTLSFHNLLNVLNVLPPSIEPTATGHIIEQIDMIQKLIQKKLAYEINGSVYFDLKKYRKLHPYGVISKNKVDELFHKKLKFSNEKRELQDFSLWKKAYSNHIMNWSSPWGKGFPGWHIECTTMSTKYLGETFDIHGGGMDLKFPHHECELAQAIGVYNKSYLAHYWMHTNMMTLNGKKMSKSTGNFLGLKDIIHDKIYKKTFFYSIFRFYILQSHYRNIMDFSNKGLTDAEKGYHKIMRAIKILRNFDPKTSSKNISKNYNIFNVDHWINICYQAINDDFNIPLLIVYLFQASIHIINNSLHNIDIFHINLLKKYMIYFVFDILGIQEINHHEENSTKLKILIEKLVKFRLEVRAQKNWIISDKIRQELYNIGVLLHDKKLLQ; via the coding sequence ATTATAAACAAAAAAACCTAAATTATCTAAAAATATATAATTCTTTAACAGGAAAAAAAGAATTTTTTAAGCCAATTCATAAGGAATATGTTGGGATTTATGTATGTGGCCCTACAGTTTATAGTCACTTACATTTTGGTAATTGTAGAACTTTTATATCATTTGATATTGTTTTTCGTTATTTAAAACATTTGGGATATAAAGTACGCTATGTTAGAAATATCACTGATGTTGGACATTTAGAAAATGAGGATTCTGATGCAGAAGATAAAATTTATAAAAAATCTCGTATAGAAGGACTTGAGCCTATGGAAATAGTTCAAAAATACACTCTGTCTTTTCACAATTTATTAAATGTTTTAAATGTATTACCTCCAAGTATAGAACCAACAGCTACAGGTCATATTATAGAACAAATAGATATGATTCAAAAATTAATTCAAAAGAAATTAGCATACGAAATCAATGGATCTGTATATTTTGATTTGAAAAAATATAGAAAATTACATCCTTATGGTGTGATTAGCAAAAATAAAGTTGATGAACTGTTTCATAAAAAATTAAAATTTTCAAATGAAAAACGTGAATTACAGGATTTTTCCCTTTGGAAAAAAGCTTATTCCAATCATATTATGAATTGGAGTTCTCCATGGGGAAAAGGATTTCCTGGTTGGCATATAGAATGTACTACTATGAGTACAAAATACTTAGGAGAAACTTTTGATATACATGGGGGAGGCATGGATCTAAAATTTCCTCATCATGAATGTGAATTAGCACAAGCTATAGGTGTTTATAACAAAAGTTATTTGGCACATTATTGGATGCATACTAATATGATGACTTTAAATGGAAAGAAAATGAGCAAATCTACAGGGAACTTTTTGGGATTAAAAGACATTATTCATGATAAAATTTATAAAAAAACTTTTTTTTATAGTATTTTTAGATTTTATATTCTACAATCTCATTATAGAAATATTATGGATTTTTCCAATAAGGGTTTGACAGATGCTGAAAAAGGATATCATAAAATCATGAGAGCTATAAAAATATTAAGAAATTTTGATCCTAAAACATCATCCAAAAATATATCAAAAAATTACAATATTTTTAATGTTGATCATTGGATAAATATTTGTTATCAAGCTATTAATGATGATTTTAATATTCCTTTATTAATTGTTTACTTATTTCAAGCTTCGATTCACATTATTAATAATTCCCTTCATAATATAGATATATTTCATATTAATTTATTAAAAAAATATATGATTTATTTTGTATTTGATATTTTAGGGATTCAAGAAATAAATCATCATGAAGAAAACTCTACAAAGTTAAAAATACTTATTGAAAAATTAGTCAAATTTCGTTTAGAGGTAAGAGCACAAAAGAATTGGATCATTTCAGATAAAATTCGTCAAGAATTGTATAACATAGGAGTTTTATTACATGATAAAAAATTATTACAGTGA
- the atpB gene encoding F0F1 ATP synthase subunit A, giving the protein MILKKIIYPLFFLLFFFVESSDGNQNIKMKNGDKEKMDISDTIFNHVSDSHEWHIAGTHNHGIIFSLPVILWNNGLEIFSSSKFSYKNVVKGKYGYYKMFKEKIYNTNYLGLLYLDSKGIPKNNKPLDLSITKNVVSIFLSSFLLSYLFVRMKRNYRNHQVKWSLGIFLEFLILFIRDEIAIPNLGKKKYKTFFPFLLTSFFFILINNLIGLIPGFPNVTGNINITLVLASMTFIISNINANMSYWKHIFCTPGVPIGIRFLLVPIEFIGIFIRPLTLCIRLFANITAGHIIILSFICLIFIFKSFFIAGFSVIFGFFISMLEIMVAFLQAFIFTTLSALFIGMSVRNYDYDNETH; this is encoded by the coding sequence GTGATTTTAAAAAAAATAATATATCCATTATTCTTTTTATTATTTTTTTTCGTCGAATCTTCTGATGGAAATCAAAATATAAAAATGAAAAATGGGGATAAAGAAAAAATGGATATCTCTGATACTATTTTTAATCATGTAAGTGATTCTCATGAATGGCACATTGCAGGGACTCATAATCATGGAATTATTTTTTCTTTACCAGTTATTTTATGGAATAATGGATTAGAAATTTTTTCTTCCTCAAAATTTTCATATAAAAATGTAGTAAAAGGAAAATATGGGTATTATAAAATGTTTAAAGAAAAAATATATAATACTAATTATCTTGGATTATTATATTTAGATTCTAAAGGAATCCCAAAAAATAATAAACCTTTAGATTTGTCTATTACAAAAAATGTGGTATCTATTTTTCTATCTTCTTTTTTGTTGTCTTATCTTTTTGTACGAATGAAACGTAATTATCGAAATCATCAAGTAAAATGGAGTTTAGGAATTTTTTTAGAATTTTTAATTTTATTTATACGGGATGAAATTGCAATTCCTAATCTTGGGAAAAAAAAATATAAAACTTTTTTTCCTTTTTTGTTAACATCCTTTTTTTTTATATTAATTAATAATTTGATAGGTCTTATTCCAGGATTTCCCAATGTTACAGGAAACATAAATATTACATTAGTATTAGCTTCTATGACTTTTATTATTAGCAATATAAATGCAAATATGAGTTATTGGAAACATATTTTTTGTACGCCAGGAGTTCCAATAGGAATTAGATTCCTATTAGTTCCTATCGAATTTATTGGAATTTTTATTCGTCCATTAACTTTATGTATTAGATTATTTGCTAATATTACTGCTGGACACATAATTATTTTAAGTTTTATTTGTCTCATTTTTATTTTTAAAAGTTTTTTTATTGCCGGTTTTTCCGTAATTTTTGGTTTTTTTATTTCTATGTTAGAAATTATGGTTGCCTTCTTACAAGCTTTTATTTTTACAACTTTGTCTGCCTTATTTATAGGAATGTCTGTTAGAAATTATGATTATGATAATGAAACGCATTAA
- the atpF gene encoding F0F1 ATP synthase subunit B has protein sequence MDLVTPSIGLIVWQTIIFIILMLFLSKFAWKPIINFIDKREEKIKISIEKANQVKKELKHVEDQKNKILKETRVKRDMILKEAIQIREKITLKAKEEGMKEKIKIIEETKKNIQIEKKATIHKLKNQIGYISIKIAEKILKKELDQTDKQDQFVKELVDKLY, from the coding sequence ATGGATTTAGTAACTCCTTCCATTGGATTAATTGTTTGGCAAACAATAATATTTATAATACTTATGCTTTTTCTTTCAAAATTTGCTTGGAAGCCAATAATAAATTTTATTGATAAAAGAGAGGAAAAAATTAAGATATCTATTGAGAAAGCTAATCAAGTTAAAAAAGAATTGAAACATGTAGAAGATCAAAAAAATAAAATTTTAAAAGAAACTCGTGTGAAGAGAGACATGATTTTGAAAGAAGCTATTCAAATCAGAGAAAAAATAACATTAAAAGCTAAAGAGGAAGGAATGAAAGAAAAAATAAAAATTATAGAAGAAACAAAGAAAAATATTCAAATAGAAAAAAAAGCTACAATTCATAAATTGAAAAATCAAATAGGATACATTTCTATTAAAATAGCTGAAAAAATATTAAAAAAAGAATTAGATCAAACTGATAAACAAGATCAATTTGTAAAAGAATTAGTAGATAAATTGTACTAA